Proteins from a genomic interval of Zingiber officinale cultivar Zhangliang chromosome 2A, Zo_v1.1, whole genome shotgun sequence:
- the LOC122040925 gene encoding uncharacterized protein LOC122040925 isoform X1: MNLWLSHPPVIPSIQPSILLRYSVTDLGGPRNQRRKRGRRRRIPIGPFVRAVALGRAALSLAGKFFWPLGADPPDLLLLLEGDGGGASGGRKGFWEDSWWFGGWGRRRRRSGNGVMELILFATLAAMIGSVPEKKLTARMLLLGFSKKGVLNREAGLVALAFMVCFLAWNRLRRRRDGRLKWIRGSWLPAGADFCKVQSERPGLQSGRPGQ, from the exons ATGAATCTTTGGCTTTCCCATCCGCCGGTCATCCCCTCGATCCAACCGAGCATTCTCCTCCGCTATTCTGTCACTGACCTCGGCGGACCCAGGAACCAGAGGCGAAAGCGCGGCAGACGGCGAAGGATCCCCATTGGACCGTTTGTTCGTGCTGTGGCTCTTGGCCGCGCCGCCCTCTCCCTCGCCGGGAAGTTCTTCTGGCCTCTGGGGGCAGATCCGCCGGATCTTCTGCTCCTCCTCGAGGGGGACGGAGGGGGAGCGAGCGGAGGGCGAAAAGGGTTCTGGGAAGACAGCTGGTGGTTCGGAGGGTgggggaggcggcggcggcggagtggAAATGGGGTGATGGAGCTGATCCTGTTCGCGACTTTAGCAGCAATGATAGGGAGCGTTCCAGAGAAGAAATTGACGGCAAGAATGCTGCTTCTGGGGTTCAGCAAAAAGGGGGTTTTGAATAGAGAGGCCGGGCTTGTAGCACTGGCATTTATGGTTTGTTTCTTGGCCTGGAAtcgtcttcgccggagaagagacgGCCGACTAAAGTGGATCCGAGGATCATG gctgccagcaggggctgattTTTGTAAAGTGCAGAGCGAAAGACCAGgcctgcagagcggaagaccaggtcagTAG
- the LOC122040925 gene encoding uncharacterized protein LOC122040925 isoform X2, producing the protein MNLWLSHPPVIPSIQPSILLRYSVTDLGGPRNQRRKRGRRRRIPIGPFVRAVALGRAALSLAGKFFWPLGADPPDLLLLLEGDGGGASGGRKGFWEDSWWFGGWGRRRRRSGNGVMELILFATLAAMIGSVPEKKLTARMLLLGFSKKGVLNREAGLVALAFMVCFLAWNRLRRRRDGRLKWIRGSCTHVQTPFFLLFCGADSSKPQEEFG; encoded by the exons ATGAATCTTTGGCTTTCCCATCCGCCGGTCATCCCCTCGATCCAACCGAGCATTCTCCTCCGCTATTCTGTCACTGACCTCGGCGGACCCAGGAACCAGAGGCGAAAGCGCGGCAGACGGCGAAGGATCCCCATTGGACCGTTTGTTCGTGCTGTGGCTCTTGGCCGCGCCGCCCTCTCCCTCGCCGGGAAGTTCTTCTGGCCTCTGGGGGCAGATCCGCCGGATCTTCTGCTCCTCCTCGAGGGGGACGGAGGGGGAGCGAGCGGAGGGCGAAAAGGGTTCTGGGAAGACAGCTGGTGGTTCGGAGGGTgggggaggcggcggcggcggagtggAAATGGGGTGATGGAGCTGATCCTGTTCGCGACTTTAGCAGCAATGATAGGGAGCGTTCCAGAGAAGAAATTGACGGCAAGAATGCTGCTTCTGGGGTTCAGCAAAAAGGGGGTTTTGAATAGAGAGGCCGGGCTTGTAGCACTGGCATTTATGGTTTGTTTCTTGGCCTGGAAtcgtcttcgccggagaagagacgGCCGACTAAAGTGGATCCGAGGATCATG TACTCATGTCCAAACaccattttttcttttattttgtggAGCTGATTCAAGCAAACCACAAGAGGAATTTGGTTAG